One segment of Marvinbryantia formatexigens DSM 14469 DNA contains the following:
- a CDS encoding family 78 glycoside hydrolase catalytic domain, which yields MRAIRLQTEYLTRPLGLGITKPRFYWNCEGGSVQTAYQIIARKNGETVWDSGKVASASMTHICYGGKPLQSRDRIDWQVRLWDENDHPGEWSGSWFEVGLLKKADWSAKWMTGDYRPGKNVRYPVDCFRKTFPVKGTVARARLYITACGLYEARLNGRRVGRYCLAPGCTDYRKRLQYQTYDVADFLAAYNTLEIQLADGWYRGSVGCYGMTNVFGRESKIFCQMEITYADGSRNTIISDDSWSWSNDGPCRFADLKDGEIYDARRKPSYRGRARLTKAPEDMILAAADNVCPTEQEHFPAKLIITPAGKKVLDFGQNLAGFLSFTVHGEKGQQIKLRLGEMLDEKGEFTQKNIQSVKPVREVGKLGEVFLAVGMGGKLPGEKQMTPKQEILFTCSGGIDHYKTAFAVSGFRYALIETEIEVDPQAFEAIAVYSDMEQTGSFRCSNGKVNQLFHNTLWSMKGNFLDVPTDCPTRERLGWTGDAQIFFETGAYLMNTAPFFRKWLRDVKDGQKKDGSLSAVVPYNGLSLMYDNTGASVGWADAVVLVPYRYWKRYGDRRILRENYQTMRKLAMFMIQNTGHKNKKAARANPYNKYVYEKGFHLGEWLEPEEFQKKITAGHRALHTEEATAYLHYTMSCMAEIAGELQQQEDEKLFAEYADGAVKAYDYLFLKSGTIDTDRQAKLVRPLALGLLSGEKKSNVEKRLKQAVEKGAYCVGTGFLSTPFVLPVLTGAGYTETAYKMLENERAPGWLAEINAGATTIWEDWEGRVSRNHYSPGAVCQWLFETVAGIRPDGENHFKIAPVPGGTLTYAEAGYQSIYGKIESRWTRTEDGVRYTIIVPANTTAEVIFPDGDRCVIAAGCHEFERKQPGGMRMSSFLQAAQQPAFMSMQQRGKCPYFTGGGNDENL from the coding sequence ATGAGAGCAATCCGTCTGCAAACAGAATATCTGACAAGGCCCCTGGGGCTTGGCATTACGAAACCGCGGTTTTACTGGAATTGTGAGGGCGGCTCAGTGCAGACTGCCTATCAGATCATTGCCAGGAAAAATGGGGAGACGGTGTGGGACAGCGGGAAGGTGGCATCGGCTTCCATGACGCATATCTGTTATGGGGGAAAACCACTGCAGAGCCGGGACCGCATCGACTGGCAGGTGCGCCTCTGGGATGAAAATGATCATCCCGGCGAATGGTCGGGAAGCTGGTTTGAAGTGGGGCTTTTAAAGAAGGCAGACTGGTCGGCGAAATGGATGACCGGCGATTACCGTCCGGGAAAAAATGTCCGTTATCCGGTGGACTGTTTTCGGAAAACGTTTCCAGTGAAGGGGACGGTTGCCCGTGCACGACTGTATATCACAGCCTGCGGCCTTTATGAGGCAAGGCTGAACGGCAGGCGTGTGGGGAGATACTGTCTGGCTCCCGGATGCACCGATTACCGTAAACGCCTGCAGTACCAGACGTATGATGTGGCGGATTTCCTCGCGGCTTATAACACATTGGAGATACAGCTGGCAGACGGCTGGTACCGGGGAAGCGTCGGATGCTACGGTATGACGAATGTTTTCGGCAGGGAAAGCAAAATTTTCTGTCAGATGGAGATTACTTATGCGGACGGCAGCCGCAATACCATCATCAGCGACGATAGCTGGAGCTGGAGCAACGACGGACCCTGCCGTTTTGCGGACCTGAAGGATGGGGAAATCTATGATGCCAGGCGGAAACCTTCTTACCGCGGGAGAGCGAGACTGACCAAAGCGCCGGAGGACATGATTCTGGCTGCGGCGGATAATGTCTGCCCGACGGAGCAGGAGCATTTTCCGGCGAAACTTATCATAACGCCGGCGGGGAAAAAGGTTCTGGACTTTGGGCAGAATCTTGCGGGCTTTTTATCCTTTACCGTGCATGGAGAAAAAGGGCAGCAGATAAAATTGCGTCTGGGAGAAATGCTCGATGAAAAGGGAGAATTTACGCAGAAAAATATACAGTCTGTAAAACCGGTCCGGGAAGTGGGAAAGCTGGGAGAGGTATTCCTCGCTGTCGGCATGGGCGGAAAGCTTCCGGGGGAAAAACAGATGACACCAAAGCAGGAGATCCTGTTCACCTGTTCCGGCGGCATCGACCATTATAAGACAGCCTTTGCCGTGTCTGGCTTCCGGTATGCGCTGATTGAGACAGAAATAGAGGTTGACCCGCAAGCGTTTGAAGCAATCGCCGTTTATTCAGACATGGAGCAGACAGGCAGCTTCCGGTGCTCCAACGGGAAGGTAAATCAATTATTTCACAATACGCTCTGGAGCATGAAAGGAAACTTTCTGGATGTTCCTACCGACTGTCCGACAAGAGAGCGGCTTGGATGGACAGGGGACGCCCAGATTTTCTTCGAAACAGGCGCTTATCTGATGAATACAGCGCCGTTTTTCCGCAAATGGCTGCGCGATGTGAAGGATGGACAGAAAAAGGACGGAAGCTTAAGTGCGGTCGTTCCTTATAACGGACTTTCTCTCATGTATGATAATACCGGCGCCAGTGTGGGCTGGGCCGATGCAGTCGTACTGGTGCCGTACCGCTACTGGAAACGGTATGGCGACCGGAGAATCCTGCGTGAGAATTATCAGACGATGCGTAAGCTTGCCATGTTTATGATACAAAATACCGGTCACAAAAATAAAAAAGCAGCCAGAGCGAATCCTTACAACAAGTATGTTTATGAAAAGGGATTCCATCTGGGGGAGTGGCTGGAGCCGGAGGAGTTTCAGAAGAAAATTACCGCCGGGCACCGTGCGCTGCATACCGAGGAAGCTACCGCATATCTGCACTATACGATGTCATGTATGGCGGAAATTGCCGGAGAGCTGCAGCAGCAGGAGGATGAAAAGCTGTTTGCGGAATATGCGGATGGGGCAGTAAAAGCGTATGATTATCTGTTCCTGAAAAGCGGCACGATCGATACGGACCGTCAGGCAAAGCTGGTGCGGCCGCTGGCGCTGGGCCTGCTGTCCGGTGAGAAAAAATCCAATGTGGAAAAGCGCCTGAAGCAGGCGGTGGAGAAGGGGGCGTATTGCGTCGGAACGGGATTTCTCTCCACGCCCTTCGTCCTTCCTGTTTTAACCGGGGCCGGTTATACGGAAACGGCATATAAAATGCTGGAAAACGAACGGGCGCCCGGCTGGCTGGCGGAAATTAATGCGGGGGCTACGACGATCTGGGAGGACTGGGAAGGCAGGGTCAGCCGGAATCATTATTCACCCGGCGCAGTGTGTCAGTGGCTCTTTGAAACGGTGGCAGGCATCCGGCCGGATGGTGAGAACCATTTTAAAATAGCGCCTGTGCCGGGAGGCACGCTGACTTACGCGGAGGCAGGCTATCAGAGCATCTATGGAAAGATAGAAAGCAGATGGACAAGGACAGAGGATGGCGTGCGCTATACCATAATAGTACCGGCAAATACCACTGCCGAAGTGATATTTCCGGACGGGGACCGCTGCGTGATAGCGGCAGGCTGCCATGAGTTCGAACGTAAGCAGCCAGGCGGAATGCGAATGTCCTCTTTCCTGCAGGCCGCGCAGCAACCTGCATTCATGAGCATGCAGCAGAGAGGAAAATGTCCATATTTTACAGGAGGTGGAAACGATGAAAACTTATGA
- a CDS encoding family 43 glycosylhydrolase, producing the protein MKTYDCIRPGRVWLDTAGKPIQAHGFSVFYNEEKKLYYWYGENKERTKKGGTIWHWGVRLYTSLDLYNWTDRGLIIPPEPEDLSSPLHPTYCMDRPHILYCKSTGKYIAWLKIMAGGEHADCQFMSVLQADEFEGPYTFVHKIYKPLQMDTGDFALHVDKETGRGYIFFERPHFQLICASLTEDFTGVTGEYSVHYDGLLPPYTREAPVFFERNGKKYLFTSGTSGYFPNASRVCVFDDYHGEYKDLGDPCIGDKSHTTFNSQITSVLKIPGKELYVACADRWKPGWLVPKMSKQIISGMERHFMDYRPDESPRTAQPLPEVETRHKDNTWKSRYVWLPVEWQGEKPVIRWHEKWRL; encoded by the coding sequence ATGAAAACTTATGACTGTATTCGTCCGGGCAGAGTATGGCTGGATACTGCTGGAAAACCGATTCAGGCGCATGGCTTTTCTGTGTTTTATAACGAAGAAAAAAAGCTGTATTATTGGTATGGAGAAAATAAGGAACGGACGAAAAAGGGCGGAACGATCTGGCACTGGGGCGTGCGGCTGTATACTTCTTTGGATCTGTATAACTGGACGGACAGGGGCCTGATTATTCCGCCGGAACCGGAGGATCTGAGCAGTCCTCTGCATCCCACTTACTGTATGGACCGTCCGCATATCCTTTACTGTAAAAGCACGGGGAAGTACATTGCATGGCTGAAGATCATGGCAGGCGGAGAACATGCGGATTGTCAGTTTATGTCTGTATTGCAGGCGGATGAATTTGAGGGACCCTATACGTTCGTGCATAAAATTTATAAACCGCTGCAGATGGACACCGGTGATTTTGCTCTCCATGTGGATAAGGAAACCGGGCGGGGATATATTTTCTTTGAGCGCCCGCATTTCCAGCTGATCTGCGCCAGTCTGACGGAGGATTTTACCGGTGTGACCGGCGAATATTCTGTACACTATGACGGCCTGCTCCCGCCTTATACGCGGGAGGCTCCGGTATTTTTTGAGCGGAATGGGAAAAAGTATTTATTTACCTCCGGTACCAGCGGCTATTTCCCCAATGCGAGCAGGGTGTGTGTATTTGACGATTATCACGGGGAATATAAAGACCTGGGCGATCCATGCATCGGCGATAAGAGCCACACCACCTTCAACAGCCAGATTACCAGTGTGCTGAAGATACCGGGAAAAGAGCTGTATGTGGCGTGCGCGGACAGGTGGAAACCGGGATGGCTGGTTCCGAAAATGTCAAAGCAGATCATATCCGGCATGGAGCGTCATTTTATGGACTACAGGCCGGATGAAAGCCCAAGGACGGCGCAGCCGCTGCCGGAAGTGGAAACACGGCATAAGGATAACACCTGGAAATCAAGGTATGTCTGGCTGCCGGTAGAATGGCAGGGGGAGAAGCCGGTGATCCGCTGGCATGAGAAATGGCGGCTGTAG
- a CDS encoding glycoside hydrolase family 2 TIM barrel-domain containing protein, with the protein MKRQTFNDNWIFWKEGSTKKQTVTLPHDAMIHEERRPDVPGGGAHGYFPGGKYVYEKRFTAPDEWREKTVSIEFEGVYRNSKVFINGKEAGGRPYGYVPFVICMDAFLVYGGENVITVTVDNSELPNSRWYTGSGIYRPVSLLISPKEHIVYQGVRITTLSFAPARIRVETDASVSDEAKILVEILEQGRVIASGSGRNMELAIPDAKLWSDETPYLYECRVSLKKQDKVCDTVTEKFGIRLITWSSGGLLVNGKQTLLRGGCFHHDNGILGAACWTKSEERRVRIMKEHGFNALRSAHNPASKAMLEACDRYGMYLMDETFDMWYVRKSKYDYGRDFKEWWQADTKAMIDRDYNHPSVIMYSIGNEVSEPGKPEGVKLGKEMISFVKSLDASRAVTGGMNLMIMGNYAKGKGQYDNVDKEEKKKAANDSKEPKNASLIFNMMATVVGPGMNKAGNSKKVDMVTTPILDALDIAGYNYASGRYPLEGKLHPGRVIVGSETFPYEIYKNWEQVKKYPYLVGDFMWTAWDYLGEAGLGAWSYTGGMPFNRPYPWLLGGTGVIDILGNPDASCRYAETVWERADKPVIAVRPVNHPGVRVSKSVWRGTNAIESWSWRGCDGNKAQVEIYAGAAGVELFLNGKSLGKKRLKECKAVYKTRYAEGTLRAVAYDADGAVLGESTLSSAKGKFRITLKPEETVIQAGDIVYVPVEITGENGIVESNADEKLSVSVEGGTLLAFGSADPCTQERYDAGSFTAYQGRALAVVYAPQPGKIKISVSGEKLGTESVAVTAV; encoded by the coding sequence ATGAAACGACAAACGTTTAATGATAACTGGATATTCTGGAAAGAAGGAAGCACGAAGAAGCAGACCGTTACGCTGCCCCATGACGCCATGATTCATGAGGAGAGGCGGCCGGATGTGCCGGGAGGCGGCGCTCACGGATACTTTCCGGGAGGAAAATATGTGTATGAGAAGCGTTTCACAGCTCCGGACGAGTGGCGGGAGAAGACAGTTTCCATTGAATTTGAAGGGGTGTACCGCAACAGCAAGGTATTCATTAATGGAAAAGAAGCCGGCGGCAGACCGTATGGATATGTGCCCTTTGTCATCTGCATGGATGCATTTCTCGTATACGGCGGGGAAAACGTCATTACGGTAACGGTGGATAATTCAGAGCTTCCCAACAGCCGCTGGTACACCGGAAGCGGTATCTACCGCCCGGTTTCGCTGCTGATTTCGCCCAAAGAGCATATTGTGTATCAGGGCGTGCGCATCACGACGCTGTCCTTTGCGCCTGCCCGTATCCGGGTGGAGACGGACGCCAGTGTTTCCGATGAAGCAAAAATTCTGGTGGAGATTCTGGAGCAGGGGCGGGTGATTGCATCCGGAAGCGGCCGGAATATGGAGCTTGCTATACCGGATGCAAAGCTCTGGTCGGATGAGACGCCTTACCTCTATGAGTGCAGGGTGTCCCTGAAAAAACAGGACAAAGTATGCGATACGGTAACGGAAAAATTCGGCATCCGTCTGATAACGTGGAGCAGCGGGGGACTGCTGGTAAACGGGAAGCAGACGCTGCTTCGGGGCGGGTGCTTCCATCACGATAACGGTATCCTCGGAGCGGCATGCTGGACGAAAAGTGAGGAGCGCAGAGTCCGGATCATGAAGGAACACGGATTTAATGCGCTCCGCTCTGCCCACAATCCTGCTTCGAAAGCCATGCTGGAGGCATGTGACCGGTACGGGATGTATCTGATGGATGAGACCTTTGACATGTGGTACGTGAGAAAGAGCAAATACGATTACGGCAGGGACTTTAAAGAATGGTGGCAGGCGGATACGAAAGCCATGATCGACCGGGATTATAATCATCCTTCCGTTATCATGTATTCCATTGGAAACGAAGTCTCCGAACCGGGAAAGCCGGAGGGAGTAAAGCTGGGAAAAGAAATGATTTCTTTCGTAAAAAGCCTGGATGCTTCCCGTGCAGTCACCGGCGGAATGAATCTGATGATTATGGGGAATTATGCCAAAGGAAAAGGCCAGTATGATAACGTGGATAAAGAAGAGAAGAAAAAAGCCGCAAATGACAGCAAAGAGCCGAAAAACGCCAGCCTGATTTTTAACATGATGGCGACCGTGGTAGGACCGGGGATGAATAAAGCGGGAAATTCGAAAAAGGTGGATATGGTCACCACGCCGATACTGGATGCGCTGGATATTGCCGGATATAATTACGCTTCCGGCCGCTATCCGCTGGAGGGAAAGCTGCATCCTGGGCGGGTGATCGTTGGCAGCGAGACCTTCCCGTATGAAATCTATAAAAACTGGGAGCAGGTGAAAAAATATCCCTATCTGGTGGGAGATTTTATGTGGACAGCCTGGGATTATCTGGGAGAGGCCGGGCTGGGAGCGTGGAGCTATACGGGAGGAATGCCCTTTAACCGGCCGTATCCGTGGCTCCTGGGCGGCACGGGCGTGATCGATATTCTGGGAAATCCGGATGCCTCCTGCAGGTATGCGGAAACGGTCTGGGAGCGCGCGGATAAGCCGGTCATCGCGGTCCGGCCGGTGAACCATCCGGGCGTGCGCGTTTCAAAATCCGTATGGCGCGGTACCAATGCGATTGAAAGCTGGTCATGGAGAGGCTGCGACGGAAATAAGGCGCAGGTGGAGATCTATGCCGGGGCAGCCGGTGTGGAACTGTTTTTGAATGGGAAATCACTGGGAAAGAAGCGGCTGAAGGAATGCAAAGCCGTGTATAAGACAAGATACGCAGAGGGCACCCTGCGGGCGGTCGCTTATGATGCAGACGGGGCGGTCCTTGGGGAGAGCACGCTGTCTTCGGCAAAGGGGAAATTCCGTATCACTCTGAAGCCGGAGGAGACGGTCATACAGGCAGGAGATATTGTATACGTTCCGGTGGAGATTACCGGAGAAAACGGCATCGTGGAATCGAATGCGGATGAAAAGCTCTCTGTCAGTGTGGAAGGCGGCACGCTGCTTGCCTTCGGAAGCGCCGATCCCTGCACACAGGAGCGGTATGATGCCGGCAGCTTTACGGCCTATCAGGGCAGAGCGCTGGCAGTGGTCTATGCACCGCAGCCGGGGAAGATAAAGATATCCGTATCTGGGGAGAAGCTGGGCACAGAAAGCGTTGCCGTCACAGCGGTGTGA
- a CDS encoding AAA family ATPase, which produces MKRKIMMPVGISDFSEIRQEGSYYIDKTGLIEELLNTTGTKVTLFTRPRRFGKTLGMSMLAHFFDISENSRMLFDGLKISENKELCEEWMNRYPTIFFSFKDVDGLDFPVAYERLQGQFADLFKKYDYLLKNDFVNKDDEEVFSLIKTEKASIGQISRALSILMRMLKDYYGKPVILLLDEYDVPVAKANTNGYYNEMLDMIRGILSTALKDNSCLKFAVITGCLRIAKESIFTGVNNFTIDTILDNRYDEFFGFSQNEVDKLLEDTGLTDHTDEMREWYDGYRFGNMDVYCPWDVVNHVNSLLIDSEAKPVGYWKNSSGNEIIRSFIDYSGPAITQKLETLLSGGCIVENIQEEITYDYLHSTEDNLWSILYLTGYLTRTKDGRWEEELPQGSYAMKIPNKEVREIFETVIKKWFMESTQQIDRKALFASVWNGDAEKATAEITKLLRRTISYYDYREDFYHAFFAGIFAGAGYVVESNREHGDGRSDIVVQDYAGDRVAVFEVKYAKKLEDLEKECEKAISQIDEKKYAEEFKENYAEVICYGAAFYKKRCKIMKK; this is translated from the coding sequence ATGAAGCGCAAAATCATGATGCCTGTGGGCATTTCAGACTTCAGTGAAATAAGACAGGAAGGCAGTTACTATATTGATAAGACAGGTTTGATTGAAGAACTGCTGAATACCACAGGGACAAAGGTGACCTTGTTTACCCGCCCGCGTCGTTTTGGAAAAACATTAGGAATGAGTATGCTTGCTCATTTTTTTGATATCAGTGAAAACAGCAGGATGCTATTTGATGGATTGAAAATTTCGGAGAATAAAGAATTATGTGAAGAATGGATGAATCGGTATCCGACCATTTTCTTTTCATTTAAGGATGTTGACGGACTTGATTTTCCTGTTGCTTATGAAAGACTTCAGGGACAGTTTGCAGATTTATTTAAAAAATACGATTATTTGTTAAAAAACGATTTCGTGAATAAGGATGATGAAGAAGTTTTTTCACTGATTAAGACTGAAAAAGCAAGTATCGGACAGATAAGCAGAGCATTAAGCATCTTAATGCGTATGCTGAAAGACTATTACGGCAAGCCTGTGATTCTTTTGCTTGATGAGTATGACGTTCCTGTTGCAAAAGCAAATACAAATGGTTATTACAATGAAATGCTTGATATGATCCGGGGAATTTTAAGCACTGCGCTAAAGGATAACAGTTGTCTTAAATTTGCAGTAATCACAGGCTGTCTGAGAATTGCAAAAGAAAGTATCTTCACAGGAGTAAACAATTTTACGATAGATACCATTTTAGATAACCGCTATGATGAATTTTTCGGCTTTTCGCAGAATGAGGTGGATAAGCTTCTGGAGGATACCGGATTGACGGACCATACGGATGAAATGCGGGAGTGGTACGATGGCTATCGTTTTGGAAACATGGATGTATATTGTCCGTGGGATGTGGTAAACCATGTGAATAGTCTGCTGATTGATTCCGAAGCAAAGCCGGTCGGCTATTGGAAAAATTCAAGCGGAAATGAGATCATTCGTTCTTTTATTGACTATTCCGGACCTGCAATTACGCAGAAGCTGGAAACCCTGCTGTCGGGCGGATGTATTGTTGAGAATATTCAGGAAGAAATCACCTATGACTATCTGCATTCCACAGAAGATAATCTGTGGAGTATCCTGTATCTTACCGGATATCTGACACGCACAAAGGACGGCAGATGGGAAGAAGAGCTGCCCCAGGGAAGCTATGCCATGAAAATTCCCAATAAAGAGGTCAGAGAAATCTTTGAAACGGTTATTAAAAAATGGTTTATGGAAAGCACACAGCAGATAGACAGAAAAGCATTGTTTGCGTCTGTCTGGAATGGGGATGCAGAAAAAGCAACCGCAGAGATCACGAAGCTGCTCCGCAGAACCATAAGCTATTATGATTACAGAGAAGACTTCTATCATGCTTTTTTTGCCGGGATTTTTGCGGGCGCCGGATATGTGGTGGAATCCAACCGGGAACATGGGGATGGCAGAAGCGATATTGTAGTACAGGACTACGCGGGAGACCGTGTGGCTGTATTTGAAGTAAAATATGCAAAGAAGCTGGAAGACCTGGAAAAGGAGTGTGAAAAAGCAATTTCACAGATAGATGAAAAGAAGTATGCAGAAGAATTTAAAGAGAATTATGCAGAGGTTATCTGTTACGGAGCCGCTTTCTATAAAAAAAGATGTAAGATTATGAAGAAATGA
- a CDS encoding pentapeptide repeat-containing protein, translating into MPCAFCSGARRLCLRRICLRRFRLRRIRLWRFRLGRIRLRRLRLGRTRLRCLRLGRIRLRCLRLGRTRLRCLRLRRAHLHRLRLRRARLHHTRLHCLCLGRARLRHTRLHCLCLGRARLRRTRLRCLCLGCARLRRLLLRRLPLCPLRRLLLGGHRRLYRCRRQ; encoded by the coding sequence ATTCCCTGTGCCTTCTGTTCCGGCGCCCGGCGTCTCTGTCTGAGGCGGATTTGTCTGCGGCGGTTCCGTCTGAGGCGGATTCGTCTGTGGCGGTTCCGTCTGGGGCGGATTCGTCTGCGGCGGCTCCGTCTGGGGCGCACTCGTCTGCGGTGCCTCCGTCTGGGGCGGATTCGTCTGCGGTGCCTCCGTCTGGGGCGCACTCGTCTGCGGTGCCTCCGTCTGAGGCGCGCTCACCTGCACCGCCTCCGTCTGAGGCGCGCTCGCCTGCACCACACTCGCCTGCACTGCCTCTGTCTGGGACGCGCTCGCCTGCGCCACACTCGCCTGCACTGCCTCTGTCTGGGACGCGCTCGCCTGCGCCGCACTCGCCTGCGGTGCCTCTGTCTGGGGTGCGCTCGCCTGCGCCGCCTTCTCCTCCGACGCCTTCCTCTCTGTCCCCTGCGCCGTCTTCTCCTCGGCGGACACCGGCGTCTGTATCGCTGCCGCCGGCAGTGA